One window of Methanospirillum lacunae genomic DNA carries:
- a CDS encoding PAS domain S-box protein, with product MRGFGIVSPALSPASLYDRIALYCGILAVIIGSTALTGWAVNARILAGVRVDYVPMAPNTALLVILLGCALCLISLFPMHFYSRRAVEIISCFGILLAGITLLGIIGLVDFQIDYLFFHPSDMLGSVPVGKMSPVTAVCFLLLCFGFLLQKIRFRYAALIATAVSGVSGMMIIGYWYDAPLLYGGSVIPVAFPTTVALIILGAGLVALCGPGTWPLSRVSGESTSARLLRSLLPVTVLLVLFLNWVTILISGRSDSLIVLISALWVIISAGIVYIVVSRLSRAIGGALDKAENDRKRSEEQLRESQDLLIMAQEISHSGSWVYYPDSGKVWQSAEASRIFGFPPQVREYSLEELWSCITFTEPDLTVENFLEKITDETILFTIQPVDGSPSGIVHAIGRREYDSDGNFVRAVGIIQDVTKQQEILRENDRLIIELSTNNEQLGAAFEELSGAEEELRYQYNALSLSEENLRQTTEYLENLLSIANVPIIVWDSSFRITRLNRAFEDLIGRSSSEIVGKEITTLFPAGAQDRSERLIQTTRDGVRWETVELEIIRSDGTIRTLVWNSATLYSPDGITPVATIAQGRDITDQLRLEYEKERAVTQIQKNVAQLSFLNDEIRNPLTLIAISAEMDDEKAVGVILDQVMRIDQMITQVDKRSWESEKILEYLRKHTPMAITQSADQKNDSTIKSHIPLVEEVQAELYTILDSIDAIVYVADMKTYEILFLNRQGRGIFGDYVGKKCYEYIQHLQGGPCPFCTNHLLVDESGPTGVHHWELQNTQNGRWYDCRDRAIRWTNGKLVRLEIATDITDLKEAEERLRENESLIRKKLDALLSPEGGIDVLTLSEIIDIPQVQRIMDDFHSLTGLLVAILDLQGSILVAAGWQEICTRFHRVNPETCRNCLESDTILSKGVAPGTYNAYRCKNNMWDISTPIVVGGVHIGNLFLGQFFYDDEVVNLDFYREQAIRYGFDVDSYLAALEKVPRMSREKIDIAMHFYTRLISLVTQVSWSNIKLARIVHERDLLLASVKENEEKYRHLIEHANDGIAVTQQDRLQLVNTRLEEITGYQKSDLLSLPFVTFIHPDDQATVSERYMKRLVGMDVPSRYTFRLIRPDGAVVWIEVSAVIVDWEGRPATLNFITDITERKLAEDALRISEGRLSTLVQTLPDLVWLKDPNGVFIACNHMFERFFGAKEAEIIGKTDYDFLTPDLAEFFLSYDRKVLETGIPGRNEEWITFADDGHRALLDTIKTPMYDSEGTLIGVLGIGRDITSRREAEEGLIAAQERLKEAHRLAHFGTWDWIIEPETITWSEEIYMIAGLDQNRPAPGSAEMRRIFSPSSWERLITLFAHSLSTGESFTIELEMVRPDGSTCWVQGFGGVKKEENGKIIGLHGTLQDIQELKQAEAALYEANHKLHLLTSLTRHDILNQVSALEMFLDLASESSDPLKTREYIKNCITATEQIERTIGFTREYERFGVVSSGWQRIRVIISSAMAEITLESICVQNEIPETLEVYADPILRKVFTTLIENAVRHGEKITYIRFSVSETVDSRVIICEDDGVGVPDGEKKLIFEHGFGKNTGIGLFLVREILSITGLMIKETGVPGEGARFEILVPAGKFRQT from the coding sequence ATGCGAGGATTCGGTATTGTGTCCCCGGCTCTCAGCCCTGCTTCGCTGTATGATCGGATTGCGCTTTATTGTGGAATCCTGGCTGTTATCATAGGAAGCACAGCTCTTACCGGCTGGGCTGTGAATGCCAGAATCCTTGCTGGTGTCAGGGTTGATTACGTCCCGATGGCACCAAACACCGCACTCCTTGTCATCCTTTTGGGTTGTGCTCTCTGTTTGATATCGCTTTTTCCAATGCATTTCTATTCCCGCCGGGCCGTTGAGATCATCTCCTGTTTTGGGATTTTACTGGCTGGAATAACCCTGCTTGGGATTATCGGGCTCGTGGATTTTCAGATCGACTACCTGTTTTTCCATCCGTCTGACATGCTTGGCTCTGTTCCTGTCGGGAAGATGTCTCCGGTGACTGCTGTCTGTTTCCTGCTTCTTTGCTTCGGGTTTCTTCTTCAAAAAATAAGATTCAGATATGCGGCACTCATCGCAACGGCAGTGTCAGGTGTCAGCGGAATGATGATCATCGGATACTGGTATGATGCACCTCTGCTCTATGGTGGGTCTGTTATCCCTGTTGCATTTCCGACAACTGTGGCTCTTATCATACTTGGAGCCGGGCTTGTTGCCCTCTGTGGCCCCGGTACCTGGCCACTTTCACGGGTATCAGGTGAGTCCACCAGCGCCAGACTCCTTCGAAGCCTGCTACCGGTTACTGTCCTCCTTGTTTTGTTTTTAAACTGGGTTACAATTCTCATCAGTGGAAGATCAGACAGTCTCATTGTTCTCATATCTGCATTATGGGTCATCATTTCTGCAGGGATTGTATACATTGTAGTCTCCAGGCTTTCCAGGGCTATTGGTGGAGCCCTGGATAAGGCAGAGAACGATCGGAAGAGATCAGAAGAACAGTTGCGAGAAAGCCAGGATCTGCTCATCATGGCCCAGGAGATTAGTCACAGTGGTTCCTGGGTGTATTATCCAGATTCAGGAAAGGTATGGCAGTCTGCAGAGGCATCCAGAATTTTTGGATTTCCTCCACAAGTACGTGAGTATTCTCTGGAAGAACTGTGGTCATGTATTACATTTACTGAGCCGGATTTAACAGTTGAGAATTTTCTTGAGAAAATAACTGATGAAACTATTCTGTTTACCATTCAACCGGTTGATGGCTCTCCGTCCGGAATAGTGCATGCCATTGGAAGGCGTGAATATGATTCTGATGGCAATTTCGTGAGGGCTGTTGGTATCATCCAGGATGTCACGAAGCAACAGGAGATATTACGGGAAAATGATCGGTTGATCATAGAACTGAGCACCAATAATGAACAACTCGGAGCAGCGTTTGAAGAACTATCAGGAGCTGAAGAAGAACTCAGATATCAATACAATGCCCTGTCACTCTCTGAAGAAAATCTCAGGCAGACAACAGAATATCTTGAAAACCTCCTGTCCATCGCAAATGTTCCAATAATTGTCTGGGATTCATCGTTTAGGATCACCCGGCTCAACCGTGCTTTCGAGGACCTGATTGGCAGATCCTCAAGCGAAATAGTGGGAAAAGAGATCACGACTTTGTTTCCTGCAGGTGCCCAGGATAGGTCAGAACGGCTTATTCAGACAACCCGGGATGGTGTCAGATGGGAGACTGTCGAACTTGAGATAATCAGAAGTGACGGTACTATCCGGACACTTGTCTGGAACTCGGCAACTCTGTATTCTCCTGATGGGATCACTCCGGTTGCAACCATTGCTCAAGGCCGTGATATAACTGATCAACTGCGGCTTGAGTATGAAAAAGAGCGTGCGGTAACACAGATTCAAAAGAACGTTGCTCAGTTATCTTTTCTCAACGATGAGATTAGAAACCCGCTGACCCTCATTGCCATATCTGCAGAAATGGATGATGAGAAAGCAGTTGGTGTCATCCTGGATCAGGTGATGCGGATTGACCAGATGATCACACAAGTTGACAAACGGTCATGGGAGTCTGAGAAGATCCTTGAGTACCTTCGTAAGCATACGCCGATGGCAATTACCCAATCTGCTGATCAGAAAAATGACTCCACAATTAAGAGCCACATTCCACTTGTCGAAGAGGTTCAGGCAGAACTTTACACTATTCTTGACAGTATTGATGCTATTGTGTATGTTGCAGACATGAAAACCTACGAGATCCTCTTTTTAAACCGTCAGGGGAGGGGAATTTTCGGAGATTATGTTGGGAAGAAATGTTATGAATACATCCAGCATCTTCAAGGTGGTCCATGCCCGTTCTGCACCAACCATCTTTTGGTCGATGAATCAGGACCAACCGGTGTACATCACTGGGAGCTACAAAATACACAAAACGGCAGGTGGTATGACTGTCGCGACCGTGCCATACGATGGACCAACGGAAAACTGGTCAGGCTTGAGATAGCAACTGATATCACTGATCTTAAAGAAGCAGAAGAGAGATTGCGCGAGAATGAGAGCCTGATCAGGAAAAAACTGGACGCTCTTCTCTCACCTGAAGGTGGTATTGATGTTCTGACGCTTTCTGAAATCATAGATATTCCACAAGTTCAGCGGATCATGGATGATTTCCACTCGCTGACCGGCCTCCTCGTAGCTATCCTTGATCTTCAGGGATCGATACTTGTAGCGGCAGGATGGCAGGAAATATGTACACGCTTTCATCGTGTCAATCCGGAAACCTGCAGAAACTGTCTTGAGAGTGATACCATCCTGTCGAAAGGTGTTGCTCCCGGGACGTACAATGCCTACCGGTGTAAAAACAACATGTGGGATATTTCAACCCCGATTGTGGTAGGCGGCGTCCATATTGGTAATCTCTTCCTGGGTCAGTTCTTTTATGATGATGAGGTTGTAAACCTGGATTTCTACAGGGAGCAGGCTATCAGGTATGGGTTTGATGTTGATTCGTATCTTGCAGCCCTTGAGAAGGTCCCCCGGATGAGCAGGGAGAAGATCGACATTGCAATGCATTTTTACACGCGGTTGATCTCGCTCGTCACCCAGGTCAGTTGGAGCAACATTAAACTTGCACGTATCGTTCACGAACGTGATCTCCTCCTTGCGTCTGTTAAAGAGAATGAAGAGAAGTACAGGCATCTGATTGAGCATGCTAATGATGGCATTGCGGTAACACAACAAGACAGACTACAACTGGTTAATACCCGATTGGAAGAGATAACAGGGTATCAGAAGAGTGATCTTCTCTCCCTCCCCTTTGTCACGTTTATTCACCCTGATGACCAGGCAACGGTATCCGAACGATATATGAAGCGGCTTGTAGGTATGGACGTCCCTTCCCGGTATACGTTCAGGCTGATCAGACCAGATGGGGCTGTTGTCTGGATTGAAGTGAGTGCGGTGATTGTTGACTGGGAAGGAAGACCTGCGACACTGAATTTTATTACTGATATTACAGAGCGGAAACTTGCAGAAGATGCTCTTCGTATCAGTGAAGGCCGGCTCTCCACACTTGTCCAGACACTTCCTGATCTGGTCTGGCTTAAAGATCCTAATGGGGTGTTTATCGCATGTAACCACATGTTTGAGCGATTTTTTGGTGCTAAAGAAGCCGAAATCATTGGAAAAACAGATTATGATTTCCTAACCCCTGATCTCGCAGAGTTTTTCCTTTCCTATGATCGTAAGGTGCTGGAAACCGGTATTCCTGGTAGAAATGAGGAGTGGATCACCTTTGCCGATGATGGGCATCGGGCACTCCTGGATACAATAAAGACGCCGATGTATGACTCCGAAGGTACTCTTATCGGGGTGCTTGGGATCGGCCGTGACATAACATCACGCAGAGAAGCAGAAGAGGGGTTGATTGCTGCCCAGGAACGGCTCAAAGAAGCTCATCGTCTTGCCCATTTTGGTACCTGGGATTGGATCATTGAACCTGAAACCATAACCTGGTCAGAAGAGATCTACATGATTGCAGGCTTGGATCAAAACCGGCCAGCTCCCGGTTCTGCTGAAATGCGACGTATATTCTCCCCCTCGAGTTGGGAACGGTTGATTACGTTATTTGCTCACTCTCTCTCTACAGGTGAATCTTTTACTATTGAACTTGAGATGGTCAGACCGGATGGAAGTACCTGCTGGGTTCAGGGGTTCGGAGGTGTTAAAAAGGAAGAGAATGGGAAGATCATCGGTTTGCATGGGACACTGCAGGATATTCAAGAACTCAAACAGGCAGAAGCAGCCCTCTATGAAGCAAACCATAAGTTACATCTGCTCACCAGCCTGACACGCCATGATATCCTGAATCAGGTGTCAGCACTGGAAATGTTCCTTGATTTGGCATCAGAGTCTTCAGACCCACTCAAGACAAGGGAGTATATTAAAAATTGTATTACGGCCACTGAGCAGATCGAGCGAACAATCGGGTTCACCCGTGAGTATGAGCGGTTTGGCGTTGTATCCAGTGGATGGCAGAGAATCAGGGTCATCATCAGTTCTGCGATGGCAGAGATCACTCTTGAGAGTATATGTGTGCAGAACGAAATTCCTGAAACTCTTGAGGTATATGCCGATCCCATCCTCCGGAAAGTCTTTACTACCCTCATTGAAAATGCAGTCAGGCATGGGGAGAAGATAACGTATATCCGGTTTTCAGTCTCTGAAACAGTTGATAGCCGTGTTATCATCTGCGAAGATGATGGTGTCGGAGTGCCTGATGGAGAGAAAAAACTTATATTCGAACATGGATTTGGGAAGAATACCGGAATCGGACTATTTCTCGTGCGGGAGATCCTCTCTATCACTGGGCTTATGATTAAAGAGACCGGTGTTCCGGGAGAAGGGGCACGGTTTGAGATCCTGGTGCCTGCAGGAAAATTCAGACAGACCTGA
- a CDS encoding transporter substrate-binding domain-containing protein codes for MMTYTKTKIPVFIILVFMLIPAVSLAAPIHDFQTDDLKVVTEDYAPLNYLDNGTLKGISVDLTEAALHQLGSNLTRESFSVLPWSEAYNLARTTPNTILFSTDRLPEREDLFLWAGPVMENSQVLFTRTDTNRSDLGLGSQKIVVLTDDCGKAYAIKAGADEKNIIEVPQAKEAVMMIENGSAYGWAYDELAGQHAIMKYATDPVQIGERQVLGTSRYYLAFNPETPVEFVNAVNNTLQDFKRNRTEAGVTKYERTIADYLPVRCTEKSTPQDQVINLVNMTATDIAADAPGTITSINAGKSPYRSPTDPDLYVFVFDTSVNLVANAVNSANLGKNLAGTTDVFGYPFRDEIVKGAEKNGTGWVSYIYSNPDSLGLYQKMSYYQMVKGSDGNQYVVGVGRYQTCDEKEAGSERTEK; via the coding sequence ATGATGACGTATACCAAGACAAAAATTCCAGTATTCATTATCCTGGTTTTCATGCTTATTCCCGCAGTATCACTGGCTGCACCAATTCATGACTTTCAGACTGATGATCTCAAAGTTGTCACAGAAGATTATGCACCCCTTAATTATCTTGATAACGGAACACTGAAAGGAATCTCTGTTGATCTGACAGAGGCTGCTTTGCACCAGCTCGGAAGTAACTTAACACGTGAATCATTCAGTGTTCTACCCTGGAGTGAAGCATACAACCTGGCAAGAACCACTCCCAATACCATCCTCTTCTCAACTGACAGGCTCCCGGAACGTGAGGATCTCTTTCTCTGGGCAGGCCCGGTTATGGAAAACTCACAGGTTCTCTTTACCCGGACAGATACCAACCGCTCTGACCTCGGGTTAGGTTCCCAGAAGATCGTAGTACTAACCGATGATTGCGGAAAGGCATATGCCATCAAAGCCGGGGCAGATGAGAAAAATATCATAGAAGTGCCTCAGGCAAAAGAGGCGGTTATGATGATCGAGAACGGATCTGCATACGGATGGGCATATGATGAACTCGCGGGTCAGCATGCCATTATGAAATATGCCACAGACCCGGTACAAATCGGAGAGAGACAGGTACTTGGAACAAGCAGATACTACCTTGCATTCAACCCGGAAACACCGGTTGAATTTGTAAATGCGGTAAACAACACCCTGCAGGATTTCAAGCGGAACCGGACAGAGGCAGGTGTGACAAAGTACGAACGCACTATTGCAGATTACCTGCCAGTCAGATGTACAGAAAAATCAACACCTCAAGATCAGGTGATTAACCTTGTCAATATGACTGCAACAGACATCGCTGCCGATGCACCGGGCACTATCACATCAATTAATGCAGGAAAAAGCCCGTACCGCAGTCCGACTGACCCTGATCTTTATGTATTCGTGTTTGATACATCAGTGAATCTCGTGGCAAACGCAGTAAATTCTGCTAATTTAGGAAAAAATCTTGCAGGAACAACTGATGTTTTTGGGTATCCGTTCCGTGATGAGATCGTGAAAGGTGCAGAAAAGAACGGCACCGGATGGGTATCATATATCTACTCGAATCCTGACTCACTGGGACTCTATCAGAAGATGAGTTACTACCAGATGGTAAAGGGAAGTGACGGCAATCAGTATGTCGTCGGAGTTGGAAGATACCAGACCTGTGATGAGAAAGAAGCAGGTTCAGAGAGAACAGAAAAGTAA
- a CDS encoding IPT/TIG domain-containing protein, whose amino-acid sequence MNQNVLKISVILISCLLLAGFAAASNTTDSKSDVKDVSALAKPNITAINPTSGKVGETVDFTITGANFSKSSKVYLENESNREAKNINAKDVTSNSTTTLTGSFDIPSGTDTGSWIVNVKDNGQTSASKVKFTINK is encoded by the coding sequence ATGAATCAGAATGTTTTAAAAATCTCGGTAATTTTAATTTCATGCCTCCTGCTTGCTGGGTTCGCTGCGGCGAGTAACACGACCGATTCAAAGAGTGATGTAAAGGATGTATCAGCTCTTGCAAAGCCGAATATCACTGCAATCAACCCAACATCTGGCAAGGTCGGAGAAACTGTTGATTTCACCATCACCGGAGCCAACTTCTCAAAGAGTTCAAAGGTTTACCTTGAAAACGAGTCAAACAGAGAAGCCAAGAACATCAATGCAAAGGATGTGACCTCTAACTCTACTACAACCCTCACCGGTTCATTTGACATTCCATCCGGTACCGATACCGGTTCCTGGATTGTAAATGTCAAGGACAATGGTCAGACCAGCGCATCAAAAGTCAAGTTTACTATCAACAAGTAA
- a CDS encoding MFS transporter, with protein sequence MQFSTDQRFILNLSIVGFFAIFSTTISKNPVLPLYASSLGANEALIGLISAVSPFAGILLSFPVGVLSDHLGKKRLLMLAGGVFLTAPLLYLLVTDPILLIPVRFFHGMATAILGPVVSALIAERFSVTRGERIGQYSSATLYGRTLAPLVGGALISLFVIVPGVFRYQSVYLAAFFSGLLVFLLLLKIPDEPKGALKTISPAVFKESLVAFRADRRLLATATVDMGTYFVFGVFETFFPVYLIGIGVEAYLIGIIFAVQVLSIAITKPFFGRIADQKDPRYQIGAGVFLLGISVSLIAVSSSLVLMIVISLVSGIGISLSTVATTKYVADLAKKEQIGASMGALSSVMDIGHSAGPLVAGLLITIFGFGAGFFSCFLLSMVIIIYFGFATRLIH encoded by the coding sequence ATGCAGTTCTCTACAGATCAGAGATTTATCCTCAACCTGTCAATAGTCGGCTTTTTTGCTATCTTCTCGACAACAATCTCAAAGAATCCTGTTCTTCCCCTCTACGCCTCATCATTAGGTGCAAACGAAGCCCTCATTGGATTGATTTCAGCAGTTTCACCTTTTGCCGGTATCCTCCTGAGTTTTCCTGTAGGAGTTCTCTCTGATCATCTTGGAAAAAAGCGGCTTCTTATGCTTGCAGGAGGAGTTTTCCTAACTGCACCTCTTCTTTACCTCCTGGTAACTGATCCCATTCTATTGATTCCTGTACGGTTTTTTCATGGTATGGCAACAGCCATCCTCGGGCCTGTTGTATCTGCCCTTATTGCAGAACGATTTTCAGTAACAAGAGGTGAACGAATCGGTCAGTACTCATCAGCAACGCTCTATGGCCGGACCCTTGCTCCCCTTGTTGGTGGAGCATTGATCTCACTCTTTGTTATCGTACCTGGTGTTTTCAGGTACCAGAGTGTGTACCTTGCCGCTTTCTTTTCCGGGCTTCTTGTCTTCCTTCTTCTTCTCAAAATCCCTGATGAACCAAAGGGTGCCCTTAAGACAATTTCCCCGGCTGTATTCAAAGAGAGCCTGGTGGCTTTCAGGGCTGATCGCAGGTTGCTTGCAACTGCCACGGTTGATATGGGGACCTACTTTGTATTCGGGGTGTTTGAAACTTTTTTCCCGGTATACCTCATCGGGATTGGTGTTGAGGCTTATCTCATAGGAATAATTTTTGCTGTCCAGGTGCTTTCGATTGCCATAACCAAACCCTTCTTTGGCAGAATTGCAGATCAGAAGGACCCCAGGTACCAGATCGGTGCTGGTGTATTTCTGCTTGGAATTTCTGTCTCACTCATAGCAGTCTCATCATCTCTGGTTCTGATGATCGTCATTAGCCTTGTTTCTGGTATCGGTATATCGCTTTCAACAGTGGCAACGACAAAGTATGTTGCAGATCTTGCAAAAAAAGAGCAGATTGGGGCGTCAATGGGTGCCCTATCCTCGGTTATGGATATTGGTCACTCAGCAGGTCCGCTGGTTGCAGGTCTTCTTATCACCATATTTGGATTCGGGGCAGGATTCTTCTCATGTTTCCTTCTCAGCATGGTGATCATCATATACTTCGGGTTTGCAACCCGGTTGATACACTGA
- a CDS encoding MBL fold metallo-hydrolase, with translation MAEGRKKEFIIHRKNEYYDRTQKLVPRMPVENNRVMQLENEVWQQIPKTRSAWVYPFIRKPSITGSNTYIIRSGRHLLVIDPGAITDQMEKVREILSKEVSDQNHRIILIAGHIHVDHMYFGLVDRQLRRIGRTIIAAEHWGAEQLEAGDAHWTGSDIVGLPQSPVHVALHLLTPEDKAAEIKKIVNIEGFGEIILNSHQVSTNGRTLYGQSMLLEDGDYITFWNTPGHSQESMSISIGTLLHVGDIPFATNPGIAGRAGWNKSDLLDSIYNIRDHLLTEDTICCPGHGRTFDYSGAMAMVSRMEKEISVMPDISEYNVKRLNLSLWHGLDLIDEAHRLFPIIAGRMMSLCFRLENIEMEQEAADICVLFSDEQVDQFLLDFNRFYEEFKAGKKIKPEVVHKALQVFEQIEKAFPAESLESVIDRSLLRRARRILSDFLSTIQGIIPDGKDEPVMLISMIHEVFAGEQSGVSDEELITIADDEEAYRQAIVKRIAHHPYAHHLPYHISTENYEVDEDAITILADRERLYDSFIALIEYLECINAKSLNITLTGEKNGIHMILTPVGPNLESELPLPGSTIREIAYAGGVVESVMEPGKEDIRIEFQKSANFDNSG, from the coding sequence TTGGCAGAAGGCAGAAAGAAGGAGTTCATCATACACCGGAAAAATGAGTATTATGATAGAACACAAAAACTAGTACCAAGAATGCCAGTAGAGAATAACCGCGTGATGCAACTCGAGAATGAGGTCTGGCAGCAGATACCAAAGACACGAAGTGCATGGGTCTATCCGTTTATCAGAAAACCCTCGATTACCGGTTCAAATACCTACATTATCAGAAGCGGCAGGCATTTACTGGTCATCGATCCGGGAGCTATCACGGATCAGATGGAGAAAGTCAGAGAGATTCTTTCTAAAGAAGTTTCAGACCAAAATCATCGGATCATTCTGATTGCAGGGCATATCCATGTGGATCATATGTACTTCGGGCTGGTTGATCGCCAGCTGCGCAGAATTGGCAGGACTATCATTGCAGCAGAGCACTGGGGTGCAGAGCAACTTGAGGCCGGTGACGCACACTGGACGGGATCAGATATCGTTGGTCTGCCCCAGTCACCAGTACATGTGGCCCTTCACCTCCTGACACCAGAAGACAAGGCAGCAGAGATAAAAAAGATCGTTAACATTGAAGGATTTGGAGAAATTATCCTCAATTCTCACCAGGTCTCTACTAACGGCCGGACACTGTATGGCCAGTCTATGTTGCTTGAAGATGGGGATTACATAACCTTCTGGAACACTCCGGGTCACAGCCAGGAGAGTATGTCCATCAGTATAGGGACGCTGCTTCATGTCGGTGATATCCCGTTTGCCACCAATCCGGGAATCGCAGGAAGGGCTGGCTGGAATAAAAGCGACCTGCTCGATTCTATCTACAATATCAGGGATCATCTTCTGACAGAAGACACAATCTGCTGCCCGGGCCATGGGAGAACGTTTGATTATTCAGGTGCCATGGCGATGGTCAGCCGCATGGAAAAAGAGATCAGTGTGATGCCTGACATTTCAGAGTACAACGTTAAAAGGCTGAACCTCTCACTCTGGCACGGGCTTGATCTTATCGATGAAGCTCACCGACTCTTTCCGATCATTGCAGGCCGTATGATGTCACTATGCTTTCGTCTTGAAAATATTGAGATGGAACAGGAGGCGGCAGATATATGTGTCCTATTCAGCGATGAACAGGTGGATCAATTTCTTCTGGATTTCAACCGGTTCTATGAGGAATTCAAGGCGGGAAAAAAGATTAAACCCGAGGTAGTCCACAAAGCCCTGCAGGTATTTGAACAGATAGAAAAGGCATTTCCTGCCGAATCACTGGAATCAGTTATTGACAGATCCCTTCTCAGACGGGCAAGAAGAATCCTCTCAGATTTTCTCTCAACTATCCAGGGCATCATCCCGGACGGTAAAGACGAACCTGTCATGCTGATATCCATGATTCATGAGGTCTTTGCAGGAGAACAGTCCGGAGTGAGTGATGAGGAACTCATTACAATTGCGGATGATGAAGAGGCATACCGCCAGGCAATAGTAAAAAGAATTGCTCATCATCCCTATGCCCATCATCTTCCATATCACATTTCCACAGAAAACTACGAAGTCGATGAAGATGCAATTACAATCCTGGCAGACAGAGAACGGTTGTATGACTCATTTATCGCTCTCATCGAATATCTTGAATGTATCAACGCCAAATCTCTGAATATTACACTGACAGGTGAAAAGAACGGAATTCATATGATCCTGACCCCGGTGGGACCAAACCTTGAATCAGAACTTCCGCTCCCGGGTTCAACAATCAGGGAGATAGCCTATGCCGGTGGTGTTGTCGAAAGCGTGATGGAACCTGGAAAAGAGGATATCAGGATTGAATTTCAAAAATCAGCAAACTTTGATAATTCTGGTTGA
- a CDS encoding STAS domain-containing protein, whose product MSELLDVTTRNIEDVTIVDVSGRMDAATSRDVESVLNSLIDGGSRKLVFNGQHLSYISSSGLRVILASLKRLRQDGGEMILASLQAAPLEVIKMTGFDRIFTICETPEQAISRITS is encoded by the coding sequence ATGAGTGAACTGCTCGATGTCACAACCCGGAACATTGAGGATGTTACTATTGTTGATGTATCCGGAAGAATGGATGCAGCCACATCTCGTGATGTGGAATCTGTATTGAACTCCCTGATTGATGGGGGTTCCCGTAAACTAGTCTTTAACGGGCAGCATCTCTCCTATATCAGCAGTTCCGGTCTGAGGGTAATACTCGCCTCATTGAAACGTCTCCGGCAGGACGGTGGGGAGATGATTTTAGCCTCGCTCCAGGCCGCTCCTTTGGAGGTAATAAAGATGACCGGGTTTGATCGGATTTTTACCATCTGTGAGACTCCTGAACAGGCGATCAGCCGTATAACCAGTTGA
- a CDS encoding ATP-binding protein, which produces MICESEGIVVPATIDAIEVVAQYLEECLEQADVPLMDMTRIQLAVEEAVTNVVTHGYENPGGNVSVRCVSSPELVTITITDTGPAFDPTKIPPADVTADLDHRNIGGLGVHLIRSVMDEITYNREMDENHLTLVKRLG; this is translated from the coding sequence GTGATCTGCGAATCTGAAGGGATTGTAGTTCCAGCAACGATTGATGCTATTGAAGTGGTGGCTCAGTACCTTGAGGAATGTCTTGAGCAGGCAGATGTTCCCCTGATGGATATGACGAGGATTCAACTTGCAGTTGAGGAGGCTGTCACGAATGTTGTTACTCACGGATATGAAAATCCGGGTGGTAATGTCTCTGTCAGGTGTGTTTCATCCCCTGAACTTGTCACGATCACGATAACAGATACCGGACCTGCTTTTGATCCAACGAAAATACCTCCTGCTGATGTGACTGCTGATCTGGATCACAGAAATATCGGAGGTCTTGGGGTTCACCTGATCAGATCAGTGATGGACGAGATTACATATAACCGCGAGATGGATGAAAACCATCTGACACTGGTTAAACGGCTCGGTTAA